GTATTAGATAAGGATAAATAGTTTGGGTTGAACGAATTACTTTTTTATTTCATAGTGCAATTCTACCACACCATTTTTGTAAGCTGTAACGTCTTTTAAGTGCAACAGTTGCTCAATTCCGGTCTTTTCGAAAAAAAGGGTGCCGCTACCCAATATAATTGGCATTACTGATAATCTTATTTCGTCTGCGAGTTTTAAGCTGACCAGTTCATTAGCCAACATTGGGCCGCCTACCATCCAAACATTTTTATAGACAGGCTTTAACCGCTCATTCACCAGACTATTTAAGTCGCCCGAGTAAAACGTAATATTTTCTCTTTCAACCGGTAATTCCCTATTCGTTAAAACAATGGTAGGGATGTCTCCATAAGCCCAGCCATACGATTTTGAAAGTTCAAGCGCATGTTCATATGTGCGCGACCCCATGATGTAACAATCAATAGTTTTCAGGAAAACAGCTATCTCTTCATTGGTTAGCGTAACGCCTTTCTCATACTCGTCACGAGTATTGAACCATGAAACGCTATTATCTTCTTTAGCAATAATTCCATCGAGGCTCGACACCATATGGATAGTTAGTTTAAACGTACTTTCCATTATTTTGTAATTTATTGCATTAATTCATCAGCTTTAAATTTACTAAGAATAGATATATACAAAAAATGAAATTTATCCTAAATTCCTTTTTAACTTAGTGCTATGCTTGAACAATACGACCTAAGCAACCTGATGGTTTTAGATATTGAAACTGTGCCGCAATACAGCAGCCACGACCAGGTACCCGAACACCTGCAACAACTTTGGGCTCAAAAAACGCAATACCAGCGCAAAGACGAAACACCCGAAGAGTTTTACGAACGCGCGGGCATTTGGGCCGAGTTTGGTAAGATAGTATGTATATCGGTAGGTATATTTACTAACGGCAAGCGCCCTGGCTTAAGGGTAAAATCGTTTGCTGGGCATGATGAAAAGCAACTGCTGGAAGATTTTGCACGGATGCTGAGCGGCCAGCCTTTAAGCATGATACTGTGCGCCCATAATGGTAAGGAATTTGATCTGCCGTATATATGCCGACGTATGCTCATCAATCGGGTGCAGTTTCCGCCGCATTTACAAATAACCGGTAAAAAACCCTGGGAAATACCCCATTTAGATACTATGGAATTATGGCGATTTGGCGATTTTAAAAATTACACTTCGCTAAGCCTGCTTACTGCCATATTTGATATACCAACATCAAAAGATGATATAGACGGCAGCCAGGTTGGCCATGTATACTGGGTTGAAAACGCCCTTGAACGTATTTGCACCTATTGCCAAAAAGATGTAATAGCTACCGCCCAACTCATACGCCGCTACCGCGGTGAAGATTTGATTGCGGATGATTGCGTAACTATAGTGTAATAAGGCACTCGTCCCGATTTATTAATATTGTTGCTAAAGACCACGGATCTAAAAAAACAGTCTTGCCGTTCGCCGGCTGGCGGATCGGCATCCCATATGCAAAGTTCACCATCAGAACGGTCTAAAGCATGCTAATTACCGTCCTGTGAGATCCTGAAACAAGTTCAGGATGACGATG
This portion of the Inquilinus sp. KBS0705 genome encodes:
- a CDS encoding dihydrofolate reductase, whose protein sequence is MVSSLDGIIAKEDNSVSWFNTRDEYEKGVTLTNEEIAVFLKTIDCYIMGSRTYEHALELSKSYGWAYGDIPTIVLTNRELPVERENITFYSGDLNSLVNERLKPVYKNVWMVGGPMLANELVSLKLADEIRLSVMPIILGSGTLFFEKTGIEQLLHLKDVTAYKNGVVELHYEIKK
- a CDS encoding 3'-5' exonuclease, which codes for MLEQYDLSNLMVLDIETVPQYSSHDQVPEHLQQLWAQKTQYQRKDETPEEFYERAGIWAEFGKIVCISVGIFTNGKRPGLRVKSFAGHDEKQLLEDFARMLSGQPLSMILCAHNGKEFDLPYICRRMLINRVQFPPHLQITGKKPWEIPHLDTMELWRFGDFKNYTSLSLLTAIFDIPTSKDDIDGSQVGHVYWVENALERICTYCQKDVIATAQLIRRYRGEDLIADDCVTIV